In Gemmatimonadaceae bacterium, one DNA window encodes the following:
- a CDS encoding efflux RND transporter permease subunit: MNFTALFIRRPVMTTLVMVAILAFGTMSYRQLAVSDLPNVDYPTLTVSASLPGASPETMASAVATPLEKQFTTIAGIDNMVSSSSLGGTTITIQFTLDRSIDAAAQDVQAAISKTLRELPPGIVPPSLQKTNPADEPFLYLNLRSKSLPLSALDEYGQTVLGQRISTISGVAQVIIYGTQKYAARIQVDPRALASRGIGIDEVASAVSQGNVNLPTGVLWGPNRAYTVKADGQLENAAQFGDLVVAYRNGNPVRLRDVGRVKDDVQNNRVAAWFNDTRSVTLAVQKQPGTNTVAVAEKVNDLLPTLRAQMPASVEIETFFDRSEGIRSSVADVKFTLVLTLTLVVMVIFLFLRNLPATVIPSLALPMSLVGTFAVMWSLDYSLDNLSLMALTLAVGFVVDDAIVMLENIVRHMEMGKKPMQAALDGAREIGFTILSMTISLTAVFIPLLFMSGIVGRLFHEFAVTIAAAILVSGFVSLTLTPMLCARFLKGGHHSEQEIHNPLFDAFERGYEAVLGFYERTLRWAMQHRRTVMAFSLATLIATITLFRLVPKGFIPSEDTGRIRASTEAAQGTSFADMVEHQKRAGERVRQNPYVDAVLSNIGTGSGNSAGLPNQGRLTVRLKPRDQRPSADEMVRILSKETADIPGISVYWQNTPIIQLGGRTAKALYQYTLQGADLDVLYPAAQAMEAKMRTLPALTDISTDLQIRNPQATISIDRDHASRLGVTAEQIEQALYNAYGSRQVSTIYTPNNQYWVILELLPEYQTDLSALDLLYVRARSGVLVPLSTVTRTDRSIGPQLVNHTGQIPSVTLSFNLREGASLGEAVTEVERAAHEILPEGISTGFAGAAQAFQDTQRGLGVLFLVAIFVIYVVLGILYESFIHPITILSGIPFAAFGAFIALLLTKTELSVYAWVGVILLVGLVKKNAIMMIDFAQEAERKDGKNAFEAIFEACMVRFRPISMTTMAALVGTLPIALGHGAGAESRRPLGIAVVGGLAFSQLVTLYVTPVIYTYFDDFTGRMRRRKRTEESEQVEEQSPPPVLRPVAGTPAAASIIAPQQG, encoded by the coding sequence ATGAACTTCACGGCGCTGTTCATCCGGCGTCCGGTCATGACCACGCTGGTCATGGTCGCGATCCTCGCGTTCGGGACCATGTCGTACCGCCAACTGGCGGTGAGCGACCTGCCTAACGTCGACTATCCCACGCTCACGGTCAGCGCGTCGCTTCCCGGGGCCAGCCCGGAGACGATGGCCTCGGCCGTCGCCACGCCGCTGGAGAAGCAGTTCACGACGATTGCCGGCATCGACAACATGGTGAGCTCGTCGTCGTTAGGCGGGACGACCATCACCATCCAGTTCACCCTGGACCGCAGCATCGACGCCGCCGCGCAGGACGTGCAGGCGGCCATCTCCAAGACGCTGCGCGAACTCCCGCCGGGCATCGTCCCGCCGTCGCTGCAAAAGACCAACCCGGCCGACGAGCCGTTCCTGTACCTCAACCTGCGGTCAAAGTCGTTGCCGCTGTCGGCACTCGACGAGTACGGGCAGACCGTCCTGGGGCAGCGCATCTCGACCATCAGCGGCGTGGCGCAGGTGATCATCTACGGGACGCAGAAGTACGCGGCCCGCATCCAGGTGGATCCGCGCGCCCTGGCCTCGCGCGGGATCGGGATCGACGAGGTGGCAAGCGCCGTCTCGCAGGGCAACGTCAACCTCCCCACCGGCGTCCTGTGGGGGCCCAACCGTGCCTACACGGTGAAAGCCGACGGCCAGTTGGAGAACGCGGCACAGTTCGGCGACCTCGTCGTTGCCTATCGCAACGGCAACCCGGTGCGCCTGCGCGACGTGGGACGGGTGAAGGACGACGTGCAGAACAACCGCGTCGCCGCCTGGTTCAACGACACGCGCTCGGTGACGCTCGCCGTGCAGAAACAGCCCGGGACCAACACCGTGGCGGTGGCCGAGAAGGTCAACGACCTCCTCCCCACGCTGCGCGCGCAGATGCCGGCCTCCGTCGAGATCGAGACCTTCTTCGATCGTTCGGAGGGGATTCGCTCGTCCGTGGCCGACGTCAAGTTCACGCTCGTTCTCACCCTCACGCTCGTCGTGATGGTGATCTTCCTCTTCCTGCGCAACCTCCCGGCAACCGTCATCCCCTCGCTCGCGCTCCCGATGTCGCTCGTCGGGACGTTCGCGGTGATGTGGAGCCTGGACTACAGTCTCGACAACCTGTCGTTGATGGCGCTCACGCTGGCGGTGGGCTTCGTGGTCGACGATGCCATCGTGATGCTGGAGAACATCGTCCGGCACATGGAGATGGGAAAGAAGCCGATGCAGGCGGCGCTCGACGGCGCCAGGGAAATCGGCTTCACGATCCTGTCGATGACGATCTCGCTCACCGCCGTCTTCATCCCGCTCCTCTTCATGAGCGGGATCGTGGGGCGCCTCTTCCACGAGTTCGCGGTCACGATCGCCGCCGCCATCCTCGTGTCGGGCTTCGTCTCGCTCACGCTCACCCCCATGCTGTGCGCGCGCTTCCTCAAGGGAGGGCACCACAGCGAGCAGGAGATCCACAACCCGCTCTTCGACGCCTTCGAGCGCGGCTACGAGGCGGTGCTCGGCTTCTACGAACGCACGCTGCGCTGGGCCATGCAGCATCGCCGCACCGTGATGGCCTTCTCGCTGGCCACGCTCATTGCCACCATCACGCTCTTCCGACTCGTCCCCAAGGGGTTCATTCCCAGCGAGGACACGGGGCGCATTCGTGCATCGACCGAGGCCGCACAGGGAACTTCGTTCGCCGACATGGTGGAGCACCAGAAGCGCGCCGGCGAGCGCGTGCGGCAGAACCCGTACGTCGACGCCGTCCTCTCGAACATCGGGACCGGGTCGGGGAACTCGGCGGGGCTGCCGAACCAGGGGCGCCTCACCGTGCGCCTCAAGCCGCGTGACCAACGACCGAGTGCCGACGAGATGGTGCGCATCCTGTCCAAGGAGACCGCCGACATCCCGGGGATCTCGGTGTACTGGCAGAACACCCCCATCATCCAGCTCGGCGGGCGCACGGCCAAGGCGCTCTACCAGTACACGCTGCAGGGGGCGGACCTCGACGTGCTCTATCCGGCGGCGCAGGCAATGGAGGCGAAGATGCGCACCCTTCCCGCGCTCACCGACATCTCCACCGACCTGCAGATCCGCAACCCGCAGGCGACCATCTCGATCGATCGCGACCACGCGTCGCGCCTCGGCGTGACCGCCGAGCAGATCGAGCAGGCGCTGTACAACGCCTACGGCTCGCGCCAGGTCTCGACCATCTACACGCCCAACAACCAGTACTGGGTCATCCTCGAGCTGCTCCCCGAGTACCAAACGGACCTCAGCGCGCTCGACCTGCTGTACGTGCGCGCGCGGAGCGGCGTCCTTGTCCCGCTCTCGACCGTCACGCGCACCGACCGCAGCATCGGGCCGCAACTGGTGAACCACACGGGGCAGATCCCCTCGGTGACGCTGTCGTTCAACCTGCGCGAGGGGGCCTCGTTAGGTGAGGCGGTGACCGAGGTGGAGCGGGCGGCCCACGAGATCCTTCCCGAGGGAATCAGCACCGGCTTTGCCGGCGCCGCGCAGGCCTTCCAGGACACGCAGCGCGGGCTGGGCGTGCTCTTTCTCGTCGCGATCTTCGTCATCTACGTGGTGCTGGGGATCCTGTACGAGTCGTTCATCCACCCCATCACCATCCTGTCGGGGATCCCGTTCGCGGCCTTTGGCGCCTTCATCGCGTTGCTCCTGACGAAGACGGAACTGAGCGTCTACGCCTGGGTGGGGGTCATCCTCCTGGTGGGATTGGTGAAGAAGAACGCGATCATGATGATCGACTTCGCGCAGGAGGCGGAGCGCAAGGATGGCAAGAACGCCTTCGAGGCGATCTTCGAGGCGTGCATGGTGCGCTTCCGCCCCATCAGCATGACGACGATGGCGGCGCTGGTCGGGACGCTCCCCATCGCATTGGGTCACGGCGCCGGCGCCGAGTCACGCCGTCCGCTGGGGATCGCGGTGGTGGGCGGGCTCGCCTTCTCGCAACTCGTGACGCTGTACGTGACGCCGGTCATCTATACGTACTTCGACGACTTCACCGGCCGCATGCGCCGCCGCAAGCGCACGGAGGAGAGTGAACAGGTGGAGGAGCAGTCACCGCCCCCCGTTCTCCGCCCAGTCGCCGGCACGCCAGCCGCCGCGTCTATCATCGCGCCGCAGCAGGGCTGA
- a CDS encoding efflux RND transporter periplasmic adaptor subunit, translated as MMHRVRPDSLLLRVAIAGVVVLAGACSKPAPPTKPPVAVAVATSARGEAPYLVTANGLVEPMQSVSVQSQVGGVLLRVHFREGDEVQSGQLLFTIDPRPYEAALRQAEAVLARDQAQAENARRDSSRFAALVQKDYVTRAQADQAAANATALAAVVEADRAGVSNAKFNLDNATIRAPIAGKTGALLVREGNLVRPGAAPPLVVINQIRPILVRFSVPEREFPLVQRYASKRALPVRVRYAPNEAKPEAPVAGTLSFLDNEVDTTTGTVTLKGRFANEDRRLWPGEFVRVELELFTEPGAVLVPSQAVQTGQDGAFVFIVDDEKKAVMKPVTPGRQVGDFTVIEHGLDGGERIVTDGQGKLAPGSKVDIKAEAGVKGAAPAKGGGTP; from the coding sequence ATGATGCATAGAGTTCGTCCCGATTCGTTGCTCCTGCGAGTTGCCATCGCGGGCGTCGTGGTGCTGGCGGGAGCGTGCAGCAAGCCAGCGCCCCCCACCAAACCGCCGGTTGCCGTTGCGGTCGCCACCTCGGCGCGTGGCGAGGCGCCGTACCTGGTGACGGCCAACGGCCTGGTCGAGCCGATGCAGTCGGTGTCGGTGCAATCGCAGGTAGGCGGTGTCCTGCTGCGCGTGCACTTCCGCGAGGGCGACGAAGTGCAGTCGGGGCAACTCCTCTTCACGATCGATCCGCGCCCGTACGAGGCGGCGCTGCGGCAGGCCGAGGCGGTGCTGGCACGCGACCAGGCGCAAGCGGAGAACGCGCGCCGCGACTCGTCGCGCTTTGCGGCGCTGGTGCAGAAGGACTACGTGACGCGGGCACAGGCCGACCAGGCGGCGGCCAATGCGACGGCGCTCGCAGCCGTGGTCGAGGCCGATCGGGCAGGGGTGTCCAACGCGAAGTTCAACCTCGACAACGCGACCATCCGTGCGCCAATTGCCGGGAAGACCGGCGCGCTCCTGGTGCGCGAGGGGAACCTGGTGCGCCCGGGGGCGGCGCCGCCGCTCGTGGTGATCAACCAGATTCGCCCCATCCTCGTGCGCTTCTCCGTCCCCGAGCGGGAATTCCCGCTGGTGCAGCGCTATGCCAGCAAGCGCGCGCTCCCCGTGCGCGTGCGTTATGCCCCAAACGAGGCGAAGCCGGAGGCGCCGGTGGCGGGAACGCTCAGCTTCCTCGACAACGAAGTCGACACCACGACGGGAACCGTCACGCTGAAGGGGCGCTTCGCCAACGAGGACCGTCGCCTGTGGCCGGGCGAGTTCGTGCGGGTCGAGCTCGAGCTGTTCACCGAGCCGGGGGCGGTGCTGGTCCCGAGCCAGGCGGTGCAGACGGGACAGGACGGGGCCTTCGTCTTCATCGTCGACGACGAGAAGAAGGCGGTGATGAAGCCCGTCACCCCGGGGCGACAGGTGGGCGATTTCACCGTCATCGAGCACGGGCTCGACGGCGGTGAACGCATCGTGACGGACGGGCAGGGGAAGTTGGCGCCCGGGTCGAAGGTGGATATCAAGGCCGAGGCTGGCGTGAAGGGCGCCGCTCCCGCCAAGGGAGGTGGCACGCCATGA
- a CDS encoding TolC family protein, whose amino-acid sequence MHLLPRAVRSTGRASSAIAPATDWRPPVRTVARTVARTVARIAGALLTAACASAPPRTVGGLPSTSAAPGRSWAPPPAATAPTHTVSAAATSRTPAIPADVQSRMQQLSLTDVVDLALGNSPVTQTSWAQARAAAAAYGSARGRWLPTITGDVNGGPARAISANPARLPANRTTWTPSVSLQYLLFDFGARGGAASAAREGLFAADFTHNAQVQAVILSTQQAYFAFQSARGGLAAAQANVETARENLAAADRRHEVGLATIADVLQARTALAQAELAAQGADGTLQGARATLAASMGLEANRPFEIASDTTPVPLGTVAESVDSLIARAERERPDLAAARALARQGEAQVRVARSATLPSLTMGSTAGRNLSNAPALEGQTYALTLGFSIPIFSGLARQYDVVVARENAAATAARAAQARVQAAAQVYTSYHTLRTATQRVATSSRLLASATQSEQVARGRYAEGVGSMLDVLAAQQALADARAQAVTARWSWFSSLAQLARDAGALSPTGATALRLSSDSTGGLPR is encoded by the coding sequence ATGCACCTCCTCCCACGAGCCGTGCGCTCGACCGGTCGCGCATCGTCAGCGATTGCGCCGGCGACTGATTGGCGCCCACCGGTGCGCACCGTTGCCCGCACCGTTGCCCGCACCGTTGCCCGCATCGCTGGCGCGCTCCTGACCGCGGCGTGTGCGTCGGCGCCGCCGCGCACGGTGGGAGGGCTCCCAAGCACGAGCGCCGCTCCCGGGCGAAGCTGGGCACCGCCGCCGGCCGCGACCGCCCCCACCCATACAGTCAGCGCCGCCGCCACCTCGCGAACGCCAGCCATTCCGGCCGACGTGCAGTCGCGGATGCAGCAGTTGAGTCTCACCGACGTCGTCGATCTCGCGCTCGGCAATTCGCCCGTCACGCAGACGAGCTGGGCCCAGGCGCGCGCGGCGGCGGCGGCGTACGGTTCTGCCAGGGGGCGCTGGCTCCCGACCATCACTGGCGACGTGAACGGCGGGCCGGCGCGCGCAATCTCCGCCAACCCGGCGCGACTCCCCGCCAATCGCACGACGTGGACTCCCTCCGTGTCGCTGCAATACCTCCTCTTCGACTTCGGGGCGAGAGGAGGTGCGGCGTCGGCGGCGCGGGAAGGACTCTTCGCCGCCGACTTTACGCACAACGCGCAGGTGCAAGCGGTCATCCTGTCGACGCAGCAGGCGTACTTTGCCTTCCAGTCGGCGCGCGGGGGGCTGGCAGCGGCCCAGGCAAACGTGGAGACGGCGCGCGAGAACCTCGCCGCCGCCGATCGCCGGCATGAGGTGGGGCTGGCGACCATAGCCGACGTGCTGCAGGCGCGCACGGCGCTGGCCCAGGCCGAACTCGCCGCGCAGGGGGCCGACGGGACGCTGCAGGGAGCGCGCGCCACGCTGGCCGCATCGATGGGGCTGGAGGCCAATCGCCCGTTCGAGATTGCCAGCGACACCACGCCGGTCCCGTTAGGCACGGTGGCCGAGTCGGTCGACTCGCTCATTGCGCGCGCCGAGCGCGAGCGACCGGACCTGGCCGCCGCGCGCGCCCTCGCGCGCCAGGGCGAGGCGCAGGTGCGCGTGGCGCGCTCGGCGACGCTGCCGAGCCTGACGATGGGAAGCACCGCGGGGCGCAACCTCTCGAATGCCCCCGCGCTCGAGGGGCAGACGTATGCGCTCACCCTTGGCTTCTCCATCCCGATCTTCAGCGGGCTGGCGCGGCAGTACGATGTCGTGGTGGCGCGCGAGAACGCGGCGGCCACGGCGGCCCGCGCCGCGCAGGCGCGAGTGCAGGCGGCGGCGCAGGTGTACACGTCGTATCACACGCTGCGCACCGCCACCCAGCGCGTGGCGACGTCGTCGCGACTCCTGGCCAGCGCAACGCAGTCCGAGCAAGTGGCGCGCGGACGTTATGCCGAGGGCGTCGGAAGCATGCTCGACGTCCTCGCGGCCCAGCAGGCGCTGGCCGATGCGCGCGCGCAGGCGGTGACCGCTCGCTGGTCGTGGTTTTCGTCACTGGCCCAGTTGGCCCGCGACGCTGGTGCCCTCTCCCCGACTGGCGCCACGGCGCTCCGTCTCTCGTCCGACTCCACCGGTGGATTGCCGCGATGA
- a CDS encoding EAL domain-containing protein, translated as MSFGPALSRSGIHTDSISAHDLIAREETIFQRELLNRATQVRFRLVVLELAVGIVDFAFNVLPGPWQFLVVDSVLLLLVNELVRSWNRRGATNERHLLGMQVLDAIMFGLIIASFGHEGHLVIPFLVLTVAGYAMGHPRAARRQLVLSCLLYPIAHLMGERMFSPSFSVVHILLETFLMGAISWLAMQTPIRYVFRVRRARRALAALAEGDWSVRLPTRALDDVGFLGVSFNVTAEQLGAAVRALEDEVEERARAEESMRVARHEATQMAERMSAVAQAAAGVLATDSARALRDVLRRACADVLHLQRFAIILVDRRAGTIRVLGDSNGDDVSRPLPTRGALRRVIDERQSCISDEPFDGADGGAPTAPGTMMRTPIIVGNDVVGVLAVSGADAYGTADVAVFEALAALAATALRNILLVEELRSSREALSHQAHHDGLTGLANRRRFRARVSQSLEREGTQRVALLALDLDGFKEVNDTLGHAAGDRVLQTVSDRLLNATRGSDLVARLGGDEFAVLLEHVPDDAQAVVVADRILRSVSQPITIGDRLVGIGTSIGIAFGHTEARTDEAGALANPQERHRDLVDVLLHEADVALYRAKTAGKSCWVIFESSMHEEERSRRQLEGELREAVASGELQLLFQPICDIERGALRGVEATARWDHPRRGTVAPAVWQPLAEESGLVVDIGEWLLERACTAVAQWPNVAGDRVGEERPISLTLKVSIRQLQSAVFATTVQRILATSGLPASSLLLEVTEEALTRASAAARDQMQRLHNMGIRFIVDDFGMGASSLGYLQGLAVDMLKIDRSFVQGVARGGSQTALARTILALGRALNLATIAEGVDTEAQRVALQSLGCELGQGTFYSRPVSEEAIVRMLEGERVGTA; from the coding sequence ATGTCGTTTGGCCCCGCCTTGTCGAGATCCGGCATTCACACGGACTCCATCTCCGCGCACGACCTGATCGCGCGCGAGGAGACCATTTTTCAGCGGGAACTGCTGAACCGCGCCACCCAGGTGCGCTTCCGGCTCGTCGTCCTCGAACTCGCGGTGGGGATCGTGGACTTCGCGTTCAACGTCCTGCCGGGGCCGTGGCAGTTCCTCGTGGTGGACTCGGTGTTGCTGCTGCTGGTCAATGAGCTGGTGCGGAGCTGGAACCGGCGCGGCGCGACGAACGAGCGGCACCTGTTGGGAATGCAGGTGCTCGACGCAATCATGTTCGGCCTCATCATCGCGTCGTTCGGTCACGAGGGACATCTGGTGATCCCCTTCCTCGTGTTGACGGTCGCCGGCTACGCGATGGGGCATCCGCGTGCGGCGCGGCGACAGCTGGTGCTGAGCTGTCTGCTGTATCCGATCGCGCACCTCATGGGCGAGCGGATGTTCTCGCCGTCGTTCTCGGTCGTCCACATCCTGCTCGAGACGTTCCTGATGGGAGCGATTTCGTGGCTCGCGATGCAGACGCCGATTCGCTACGTGTTCCGAGTACGTCGGGCGCGGCGGGCGCTGGCGGCGCTGGCAGAGGGGGATTGGTCCGTGCGTCTTCCCACGCGCGCCCTGGACGACGTCGGCTTTCTGGGTGTGAGCTTCAATGTGACGGCGGAGCAGCTCGGGGCGGCGGTCCGCGCGCTCGAGGACGAGGTCGAGGAGCGCGCCCGCGCCGAGGAGTCGATGCGCGTGGCGCGCCACGAGGCGACGCAGATGGCCGAGCGCATGTCGGCCGTGGCGCAGGCGGCGGCCGGCGTCCTGGCGACCGACTCGGCGCGTGCGCTGCGCGACGTGTTGCGACGGGCGTGTGCCGACGTGCTCCACCTTCAGCGATTCGCGATCATCCTCGTGGACAGGCGCGCGGGCACCATTCGTGTGTTAGGGGATTCGAACGGGGACGACGTGTCGCGCCCCCTTCCCACGCGTGGCGCGCTTCGCCGCGTGATCGACGAGCGGCAGTCGTGCATCTCCGACGAGCCGTTCGACGGGGCCGATGGCGGCGCCCCCACAGCGCCGGGGACGATGATGCGCACCCCCATCATTGTGGGAAACGATGTGGTGGGGGTCCTCGCCGTGAGCGGCGCCGACGCCTACGGCACGGCCGATGTGGCCGTGTTCGAGGCGCTGGCCGCACTCGCCGCCACCGCGTTGCGCAACATTCTTTTAGTCGAGGAGTTGCGATCGTCGCGGGAGGCGCTGTCGCACCAGGCGCACCACGACGGGCTCACCGGGCTGGCCAACCGCCGGCGCTTTCGCGCGCGCGTGTCGCAGTCGCTGGAGCGCGAGGGGACGCAGCGCGTCGCCCTGCTCGCGCTGGACCTCGACGGCTTCAAGGAGGTCAACGACACGCTGGGCCACGCCGCCGGCGACCGCGTGTTGCAGACCGTGTCCGATCGCCTGCTGAATGCCACGCGCGGCAGCGACCTGGTGGCGCGCCTGGGGGGCGACGAGTTCGCGGTGCTGCTCGAGCATGTCCCCGACGACGCGCAAGCCGTGGTGGTGGCCGACCGCATCCTGCGCTCGGTGTCGCAGCCCATCACGATCGGCGACCGCCTGGTGGGGATCGGGACGAGTATCGGGATCGCCTTCGGGCATACGGAAGCGCGGACGGACGAGGCGGGCGCGCTCGCCAATCCGCAGGAACGTCATCGTGACCTGGTGGACGTGCTGCTGCACGAGGCAGACGTAGCGCTCTATCGAGCGAAGACGGCGGGAAAGTCGTGCTGGGTGATCTTCGAGTCGTCGATGCACGAGGAGGAGCGGTCGCGCCGGCAGCTGGAGGGCGAGCTGCGCGAGGCGGTGGCGAGTGGCGAGTTGCAGCTCCTGTTCCAGCCCATCTGCGACATCGAGCGCGGGGCGTTGCGCGGCGTGGAGGCCACGGCACGCTGGGACCATCCTCGTCGCGGCACGGTGGCTCCCGCGGTGTGGCAACCGCTGGCCGAGGAGAGCGGGCTGGTGGTCGACATCGGCGAGTGGCTGCTGGAGCGCGCCTGCACGGCTGTGGCGCAGTGGCCCAACGTGGCGGGCGACCGGGTTGGCGAGGAGCGTCCCATTTCGCTGACGCTCAAGGTATCGATCCGACAGTTGCAATCGGCCGTCTTCGCGACGACGGTCCAGCGCATCCTGGCCACGTCGGGGCTGCCCGCGTCGTCGCTCCTTCTCGAGGTCACGGAAGAGGCACTCACCCGCGCATCGGCGGCCGCCCGCGACCAGATGCAACGGCTGCACAACATGGGGATCCGGTTCATCGTCGACGACTTCGGGATGGGGGCCTCGTCGCTGGGCTACCTGCAGGGGCTTGCGGTGGACATGCTGAAGATCGACCGCAGCTTCGTGCAGGGAGTGGCGCGCGGCGGATCGCAGACCGCACTGGCCCGCACCATTCTGGCGTTAGGCCGGGCCCTCAACCTCGCGACGATTGCCGAGGGGGTAGACACCGAGGCTCAACGAGTGGCGCTCCAGTCACTGGGCTGCGAGTTGGGGCAGGGGACGTTCTACTCGCGCCCGGTATCGGAGGAGGCGATCGTGCGGATGCTGGAGGGAGAGCGGGTGGGAACCGCGTGA